The Hydrogenispora ethanolica genome includes a region encoding these proteins:
- the rpsU gene encoding 30S ribosomal protein S21, producing MATEIKIGKNETLDSALRRFKRECQVSGILAEVRKREHYEKPSVKRKKKSEAARKRKFK from the coding sequence TTGGCCACTGAAATTAAAATCGGTAAAAACGAAACCTTGGATAGCGCTTTACGGCGTTTTAAAAGGGAATGTCAAGTTTCCGGCATTTTAGCCGAGGTTCGTAAGCGTGAGCATTATGAAAAGCCTAGTGTCAAAAGGAAAAAGAAATCAGAAGCAGCCAGAAAGCGCAAGTTTAAATAA